From one Malus sylvestris chromosome 1, drMalSylv7.2, whole genome shotgun sequence genomic stretch:
- the LOC126614446 gene encoding putative anthocyanidin reductase, producing the protein MENTRVCVTGGSSYLGSSLIKGLLEKGYTVHATLRNLGDPFKVGLLKGLPTPGADSRLKLFEADIYNPDEFETAIQGCNYIFHLATPLQHEPKDTQFKDTSEAAVSGIKSIVRSCIKSGTVKRLIYTASVVAASPIKDSGNGFKQFMDESCWTPLNLSFAFANKVLIDYTHSKSLSEKEVLKHTSGDLEVVSIACGLVGGDTLLTAMPESMGVLISQITKDSRRYRTLRFLEELLGKVPIVHIEDVCEAHILCMEKPSINGRFLCVSAYLSSAEIASHWEKNYPGLRIAEEFVEDSGRDIGWGSTKLKKIGFEYKFDAKVILDDTLKWAQKMGFSQNTVVPK; encoded by the exons ATGGAGAACACTAGGGTTTGCGTTACTGGAGGCTCAAGCTACCTCGGCTCTTCACTTATCAAAGGGCTCTTAGAGAAAGGATACACCGTCCATGCAACCCTAAGAAATCtgg GTGATCCATTTAAAGTGGGACTTCTCAAGGGTCTTCCTACTCCTGGTGCAGACAGCAGACTGAAATTGTTTGAAGCAGATATATATAATCCTGATGAGTTTGAGACAGCAATTCAAGGGTGCAACTATATTTTTCACTTGGCCACCCCTTTGCAGCACGAGCCCAAGGATACTCag TTCAAAGACACTTCTGAAGCTGCAGTTTCGGGAATTAAGAGCATAGTGAGGTCTTGTATCAAATCAGGCACCGTAAAGCGGCTCATTTACACAGCCTCTGTGGTGGCCGCTTCACCAATCAAAGACTCTGGAAATGGCTTCAAACAGTTCATGGATGAGTCCTGTTGGACACCCCTCAATCTTTCATTTGCCTTTGCCAATAAAGTATTGATT GACTATACACACTCAAAGAGCCTTTCAGAGAAAGAAGTGTTGAAGCACACTAGTGGTGACCTTGAAGTAGTCAGCATTGCCTGTGGCCTTGTGGGAGGGGACACACTTCTCACTGCTATGCCTGAGAGCATGGGAGTGCTCATTTCACAAATCACAAAAGATAGTAGGAGATACCGAACCCTGAGATTTTTGGAGGAATTGCTTGGTAAAGTTCCAATTGTGCACATTGAAGATGTTTGTGAGGCACACATATTATGCATGGAGAAGCCTTCCATCAATGGCAGATTTCTATGTGTTAGTGCATATTTGTCTTCAGCAGAAATAGCATCTCACTGGGAAAAAAACTACCCAGGTCTCAGAATAGCTGAAGA GTTTGTGGAAGATTCGGGGAGAGACATTGGCTGGGGTTCCACAAAGCTGAAGAAAATTGGATTTGAGTACAAATTTGATGCCAAGGTGATATTAGATGACACTCTAAAGTGGGCCCAAAAGATGGGTTTCAGCCAAAATACTGTTGTACCCAAGTAA
- the LOC126614319 gene encoding probable WRKY transcription factor 46, with protein sequence MEKRKSMEREQESLTSELTQGKELAEQLMSHLHHSSSEETRDFLISKILFSYEKALSLLTGSGDGSDGESKHITARETMLESPTSFGNSSPLSEISDQDCKRKNVFKKTKTMPSWTEEVKVSSGTGLDGGLDDGYSWRKYGQKNILGANHPRGYYRCTHRGTQGCVATKQVQKSDADPTTFVLTYRGVHTCNKASQLARVKEGLKGNENTTLEVKKAKQFSPEMSFSFGRAGLRVKTEYLDAREKDIFSPFSFPSTPIESEMVGEHIFCSTMMENNLVDSYAPIFESPPATFESDYLAVSPCHMSSFGLAHDVQTSESDLTEIISAPTSVTNSPIGDFDFSIDDFEFPPDCLV encoded by the exons atggagaagagaaagAGCATGGAGCGGGAGCAGGAGAGTCTAACCAGTGAGCTAACGCAAGGGAAGGAGCTGGCTGAGCAGCTCATGAGCCACCTCCACCATTCTTCCTCAGAAGAAACAAGAGATTTTCTGATTTCAAAGATACTGTTTTCATATGAGAAGGCACTCTCACTGCTCACAGGGAGTGGGGATGGATCTGATGGAGAATCCAAACACATCACAGCTCGTGAAACTATGTTGGAATCACCAACTTCATTTGGCAATAGTAGCCCATTGAGTGAGATCTCTGACCAGGATTGCAAGCGCAAAAATGTCTTCAAGAAGAC GAAAACAATGCCCAGCTGGACTGAGGAAGTGAAGGTTTCCTCTGGAACAGGGTTAGATGGTGGTCTTGATGATGGCTATAGTTGGAGAAAATATGGCCAAAAGAATATCCTTGGAGCTAATCATCCAAG AGGCTACTACAGATGCACACATCGTGGAACACAGGGTTGCGTAGCTACCAAGCAAGTTCAGAAATCAGATGCAGATCCAACAACCTTCGTGCTAACCTACAGGGGAGTCCATACTTGTAACAAAGCCTCTCAGTTGGCTAGGGTTAAAGAAGGCTTAAAAGGCAACGAAAATACAACCCTAGAAGTCAAAAAAGCGAAACAATTTTCACCAGAGATGTCATTTAGTTTTGGAAGAGCAGGGCTTAGAGTTAAAACTGAATATTTGGACGCTAGAGAGAAAGATATATTTTCACCATTCTCCTTCCCTTCCACTCCGATTGAATCCGAAATGGTTGGGGAACATATTTTCTGCTCAACGATGATGGAGAACAATTTGGTCGATAGCTATGCTCCAATATTTGAATCTCCACCAGCAACATTTGAGTCGGACTACTTGGCGGTGTCACCGTGCCATATGAGCAGTTTCGGACTAGCGCATGATGTGCAGACTTCAGAATCTGATCTCACTGAGATAATCTCAGCTCCAACTTCAGTCACCAATTCACCAATTGGGGATTTTGATTTCTCaattgatgattttgaatttcCCCCAGATTGTTTGGTTTAA